One Bacteroidales bacterium DNA window includes the following coding sequences:
- a CDS encoding phosphate ABC transporter ATP-binding protein (ATP-binding protein; PstABCS is an ATP dependent phosphate uptake system which is responsible for inorganic phosphate uptake during phosphate starvation), translated as IVLVTHILRQARRIADHVIFMYLGEIIEQGPAKQIFEDPKMEKTKSYLKGMFY; from the coding sequence CGATTGTTCTTGTTACCCACATCCTCCGCCAGGCAAGGCGCATCGCCGATCACGTCATCTTCATGTATCTTGGTGAGATCATCGAACAAGGCCCGGCAAAACAAATTTTTGAAGACCCGAAAATGGAAAAAACAAAATCGTATTTAAAAGGAATGTTTTACTAA